A genomic stretch from Polyangium spumosum includes:
- a CDS encoding B12-binding domain-containing radical SAM protein — translation MTDVHGKRQALLVAVAGKPESVPRVVSPLSRLARAAKIVPTTAAEVLRRAPDLVAKLGAEGGCLVLGEDVPEDVARALVAAARSGRGAARIVAPAALAQALSDTASADVIDAGALVLEPMFLALVEEARRASMGALVGLFVRSPAGRRVRRAASTRTPFLDGARLSFVLSEDVLARITRLAAGPFALAEQVVPGASRALEVTEVVAQGGADRIVCHARVGEVVVEVDLDEEMQGEGPLEVEAVMRRGSLVCRWSKQGASLTRKAPLRDGPVRLDVVPSPLEVATRHALAAPRSADVPSPASLAGAEASVTAARASLERYATRGANRPLEMVLVHVPRYRNSYDELELPSLAAARLAAFTRGHGFLTRIFDLQIAHADDPLDCFTDDAAVDGWLAGAESPRVAAAAERMWDSFGPELVRAAESGRRALVGFSIVDYFGHFQMNIAASLARLVKERTGFPTVLGGERDQVDGDRALATPNTFDYVVDGDGEVPLLGLLHLEAYRDRRAADIPGVWSREGESVTKNKLIRSHLNAMPRPDFDDVPFELYRGKPTERLLAALARDGLYQGEPIEPFAYLPYGFVKGCTAKCEFCSAKEWLDVQSPEKTADELMALAERYGVRDFMFLNNLVNVSPRLLERLCRRLVDAKAGLQWTDSCRPTDISAELAALMRESGCLLLNYGAESGSDKILELMKKGLLARDIVETLRSTHRAGIINRVNFIAGYFHETTEDVDATIHLVETLAEEIDIVGCFQGFYLFPGMGVDPEKAGIVLRPAFDRLKTGQVTLAYDEIGGLKWEDKRDVIDASRNRILVRMEELGIRTLDKINEYDLFWMSRRYDKATVTKYLLEVPPRPVGRRNQAPVAPGGQRGRVDGPAGGAGYLG, via the coding sequence ATGACGGACGTGCACGGCAAGCGGCAAGCCCTCCTCGTCGCCGTAGCCGGGAAGCCGGAGTCGGTGCCTCGGGTCGTCTCGCCCCTCTCGCGCCTCGCGCGCGCCGCGAAGATCGTGCCCACGACCGCGGCGGAGGTGCTCCGTCGCGCGCCGGATCTCGTGGCGAAGCTCGGCGCCGAGGGCGGCTGCCTCGTGCTCGGCGAGGACGTGCCCGAGGACGTGGCGCGCGCGCTCGTCGCGGCGGCTCGAAGCGGCCGTGGCGCGGCGCGGATCGTCGCCCCCGCGGCGCTCGCGCAGGCGCTCTCGGACACGGCTTCGGCGGACGTGATCGACGCGGGCGCGCTCGTGCTCGAGCCGATGTTCCTCGCGCTCGTCGAGGAGGCGCGGCGCGCATCGATGGGCGCGCTCGTGGGTTTGTTCGTGCGCTCGCCGGCGGGGCGACGTGTCCGGCGCGCGGCCTCGACGCGTACGCCTTTCCTCGACGGCGCGCGCCTCTCGTTCGTGCTCTCCGAGGACGTCCTCGCGCGGATCACGCGCCTCGCCGCCGGTCCGTTCGCGCTCGCGGAGCAGGTCGTCCCGGGCGCTTCGCGGGCGCTCGAGGTGACGGAGGTCGTCGCGCAAGGAGGCGCCGATCGGATCGTGTGTCACGCGCGCGTGGGTGAGGTCGTGGTCGAGGTCGACCTCGACGAGGAGATGCAGGGCGAGGGGCCGCTCGAGGTCGAGGCCGTCATGCGCCGCGGCAGCCTGGTTTGTCGGTGGAGCAAGCAGGGCGCGTCGCTGACGCGAAAGGCGCCCCTGCGCGACGGCCCCGTGCGGCTCGACGTCGTCCCGAGCCCCCTCGAGGTCGCGACGCGCCACGCCCTCGCGGCGCCGCGATCGGCGGACGTCCCTTCGCCGGCCTCGCTCGCCGGCGCGGAGGCGTCCGTCACGGCCGCGCGCGCGAGCCTCGAGCGATATGCGACGCGCGGGGCGAATCGCCCTCTCGAAATGGTGCTCGTGCACGTCCCGCGATATCGCAACAGCTACGACGAGCTCGAATTGCCCTCCCTCGCGGCGGCGCGGCTCGCGGCGTTCACGCGCGGCCACGGCTTTCTCACCCGTATCTTCGATCTGCAGATCGCGCACGCCGACGACCCCCTCGATTGTTTCACGGACGACGCCGCCGTCGACGGCTGGCTCGCCGGCGCCGAGAGCCCTCGGGTCGCCGCGGCGGCCGAGCGCATGTGGGATTCGTTCGGCCCGGAGCTCGTGCGCGCCGCCGAATCCGGCCGCCGGGCCCTCGTCGGGTTCTCGATCGTCGATTACTTCGGACATTTTCAGATGAACATCGCGGCGAGCCTCGCGCGGCTCGTCAAGGAGCGGACGGGTTTTCCCACGGTGCTCGGCGGCGAGCGGGACCAGGTCGACGGTGATCGCGCGCTCGCCACCCCGAACACCTTCGATTACGTGGTCGACGGCGACGGCGAGGTCCCGCTCCTCGGCCTGCTCCACCTCGAGGCGTATCGTGATCGGCGCGCGGCCGACATCCCGGGCGTCTGGTCCCGCGAGGGCGAGAGCGTCACGAAAAACAAGCTCATCCGCTCGCACCTCAACGCCATGCCGCGCCCCGATTTCGACGACGTCCCGTTCGAGCTCTACCGCGGCAAACCCACCGAGCGCCTGCTCGCCGCCCTCGCCCGGGACGGCCTCTACCAGGGCGAGCCGATCGAGCCCTTCGCGTATCTACCTTATGGATTCGTGAAGGGCTGCACGGCGAAATGCGAGTTTTGCAGCGCGAAGGAGTGGCTCGACGTCCAGTCGCCCGAGAAGACCGCGGACGAGCTCATGGCCCTCGCCGAGCGGTACGGGGTCCGGGACTTCATGTTCCTGAACAACCTCGTCAACGTGAGCCCGCGCCTGCTCGAGCGCCTCTGCCGCCGCCTCGTCGATGCGAAGGCCGGCCTGCAATGGACCGACTCCTGCCGCCCCACCGACATCTCCGCCGAGCTCGCCGCACTCATGCGCGAATCCGGCTGCCTCTTGCTCAATTACGGCGCCGAGAGCGGCAGCGACAAGATCCTCGAATTGATGAAGAAGGGCCTGCTCGCGCGGGACATCGTCGAGACGCTGCGGAGCACGCACAGGGCGGGCATCATCAACCGCGTCAATTTCATCGCCGGGTATTTCCACGAGACCACGGAGGACGTCGACGCGACGATCCACCTCGTGGAGACGCTCGCCGAGGAGATCGACATCGTCGGGTGCTTCCAGGGGTTTTACCTGTTCCCCGGCATGGGCGTCGACCCGGAGAAGGCCGGCATCGTCCTGCGGCCCGCCTTCGACCGGCTGAAGACGGGGCAGGTGACGCTCGCGTACGACGAGATCGGCGGATTGAAATGGGAGGACAAACGCGACGTGATCGACGCCTCCCGCAATCGAATCCTCGTCCGCATGGAGGAGCTCGGCATCCGGACGCTCGACAAGATCAACGAGTACGATCTCTTCTGGATGTCCCGCAGGTACGACAAGGCGACCGTGACGAAGTATCTGCTCGAAGTGCCGCCGCGGCCCGTGGGGCGGCGCAATCAGGCGCCGGTCGCCCCGGGCGGGCAACGAGGCCGCGTCGATGGCCCGGCCGGAGGCGCGGGGTACCTCGGCTGA
- a CDS encoding glutathione S-transferase N-terminal domain-containing protein yields MIDLHYWPTPNGRKVTIMLEEVGLPYRIVPVNIGRGEQFSPEFLAISPNNRMPAIVDHDPEGGGAPISVFESGAILVYLAEKTGRFLPKDTRGRAETIQWLFWQMAGLGPMAGQAHHFRIYAPEKIEYAIDRYTREVNRLYGVMDRRLSDREYLAGEYSIADMASWPWVVPWKAQGQNLDDFPHLKRWFEAIQARPAVERGRAAGRELVQDPSQTMDEQAKKILFGQSAETVRR; encoded by the coding sequence ATGATCGATCTCCACTACTGGCCCACGCCGAACGGCCGCAAAGTCACCATCATGCTCGAGGAGGTGGGCCTGCCCTACCGGATCGTCCCGGTGAACATCGGGCGCGGCGAGCAGTTCTCCCCCGAGTTCCTGGCGATCAGCCCGAACAACCGCATGCCCGCGATCGTCGACCACGACCCCGAGGGCGGCGGGGCGCCGATCAGCGTCTTCGAATCGGGCGCCATTCTGGTCTACCTCGCCGAGAAGACCGGCCGCTTCCTGCCGAAGGACACCCGGGGCAGGGCAGAAACAATCCAATGGCTCTTCTGGCAAATGGCCGGGCTCGGCCCCATGGCCGGACAGGCGCACCATTTTCGCATCTATGCGCCCGAGAAGATCGAATACGCGATCGATCGTTATACCCGGGAGGTGAACCGCCTCTATGGCGTCATGGACAGGCGCCTCTCGGATCGCGAATACCTCGCCGGCGAATACTCGATCGCGGACATGGCCTCCTGGCCCTGGGTCGTCCCGTGGAAGGCGCAGGGGCAAAACCTCGACGATTTCCCGCACCTGAAGCGCTGGTTCGAGGCGATCCAGGCCCGCCCGGCCGTGGAGCGCGGCCGGGCCGCCGGCCGCGAGCTCGTGCAGGACCCGAGCCAGACGATGGACGAGCAGGCGAAGAAGATCCTGTTCGGTCAGTCCGCCGAGACCGTGCGTCGCTGA
- a CDS encoding serine/threonine-protein kinase PknK gives MAARKSPARYELFAPARPALGAPVSLFRALDRETGRPVAFKILRGATRDDAARFARETSILATLDHQAIVRYLDHGTTEAGEPFLVMEWLDGVTLAERLAEPAPLGLAASITITTRVAEALSAVHALGIVHRDVKPENVLLVSGRPDDARLLDFGIARATSPARALTCDGLVIGTLGYMAPEQARGDGEVDARTDLFALGCLFFECVARRRPFSGQALSTQLHGAAPRLSTLVPVVPPALDDLAARLLHDDPAERPQSAAAVLRALAAIDVEAESAERPPGAPPALTEREVRTRDVAAARLFGEAEGLRAPAPFVGRERELGVLVSALEACVEDVSPRAVLVTGPPGIGKSRLARELVREAYRRGITDVSITQAGRVAGGASSADCTTVLSAARDGRPAVLVVDDLQGCDPRSVDRLGDVLSELHDRPLLVLALARPELFDEFGPAAGATFTQELPLAPLSRKAAAELARVLLGDRAEPARVDRLVERAAGLPLVLEELSRAELDGRGDELPGSARSLLERRIGGLDAEARRTLRAASIFGDVFWSGGLAALLGHTRTTTESGRLRVLVERGFVVPREGSRFPGEQELAFRHTLVREAAYGMLTDADRALGHRLAAAWLAQKGERDAVLAEHFLRGGDEARAAFHEELAERATRAEDGFRRAPRRW, from the coding sequence ATGGCGGCGCGAAAGAGTCCCGCGAGATACGAGCTGTTCGCCCCCGCCCGCCCCGCCCTCGGCGCGCCGGTGAGCCTCTTCCGCGCGCTCGATCGCGAGACCGGTCGGCCCGTGGCCTTCAAGATCCTCCGCGGCGCCACGCGTGATGACGCGGCGCGTTTCGCGCGCGAGACGAGCATCCTCGCCACCCTCGATCACCAGGCGATCGTGCGGTACCTCGACCACGGCACGACCGAGGCGGGCGAGCCGTTCCTCGTCATGGAGTGGCTCGACGGCGTGACGCTCGCCGAGCGCCTCGCCGAGCCGGCGCCCCTCGGGCTCGCCGCGTCGATCACGATCACGACCCGCGTCGCCGAGGCGCTCTCGGCCGTCCACGCGCTCGGGATCGTGCACCGCGACGTGAAGCCGGAGAACGTCCTGCTCGTCTCCGGCAGGCCCGACGACGCGCGCCTGCTCGATTTCGGCATCGCCCGCGCCACGAGCCCCGCGCGCGCCTTGACCTGCGACGGCCTCGTCATCGGCACGCTCGGGTACATGGCCCCCGAGCAGGCGCGCGGCGACGGCGAGGTCGACGCGCGGACGGACCTCTTCGCGCTCGGCTGCTTGTTCTTCGAATGTGTCGCGCGGCGAAGGCCCTTCTCGGGGCAGGCCCTCTCCACGCAGCTCCACGGGGCCGCGCCGCGCCTCTCGACGCTCGTGCCGGTCGTGCCACCCGCGCTCGACGATCTCGCAGCGCGGCTGCTGCACGACGACCCCGCGGAGAGGCCGCAGAGCGCGGCCGCGGTGCTGCGCGCGCTCGCCGCGATCGACGTCGAGGCCGAGAGCGCGGAGCGACCTCCGGGCGCGCCGCCTGCGCTCACCGAGCGCGAGGTGCGCACGCGTGACGTCGCGGCGGCGCGGCTCTTCGGCGAGGCCGAGGGCCTGCGCGCGCCCGCGCCTTTCGTGGGCCGGGAGCGCGAGCTCGGCGTCCTGGTCTCGGCCCTCGAGGCGTGCGTCGAAGACGTGTCGCCGCGCGCGGTGCTCGTGACGGGTCCGCCGGGCATCGGCAAGTCGCGGCTCGCGCGGGAGCTCGTGCGCGAGGCGTATCGCCGCGGGATCACGGACGTCTCGATCACGCAGGCGGGCCGCGTGGCCGGAGGTGCCTCCTCGGCCGACTGCACGACCGTGCTCTCCGCGGCGCGCGACGGGCGCCCCGCGGTGCTGGTCGTCGACGATCTGCAGGGCTGTGATCCGCGCTCGGTCGACAGGCTCGGCGACGTGCTCTCCGAGCTCCACGATCGCCCGCTCCTCGTGCTCGCGCTCGCGCGGCCGGAGCTCTTCGACGAGTTCGGCCCCGCGGCCGGGGCGACCTTCACGCAGGAGCTGCCGCTCGCGCCGCTCTCGCGCAAGGCCGCGGCCGAGCTCGCGCGTGTGCTGCTCGGTGATCGGGCCGAGCCCGCGCGTGTCGACCGCCTCGTCGAGCGCGCGGCGGGCCTGCCGCTCGTCCTCGAGGAGCTCTCGCGCGCCGAGCTCGACGGGCGCGGCGACGAGCTGCCGGGCTCGGCGCGATCGCTGCTGGAGCGGCGCATCGGCGGGCTCGACGCCGAGGCGCGGCGCACCCTGCGCGCGGCGAGTATCTTCGGCGACGTCTTCTGGTCGGGTGGCCTCGCGGCGCTGCTCGGCCACACGCGCACGACGACCGAGAGCGGCAGGCTGCGCGTGCTCGTCGAGCGTGGCTTCGTCGTGCCGCGCGAGGGCAGCCGTTTTCCCGGCGAGCAGGAGCTCGCCTTCCGGCACACGCTCGTCCGGGAGGCGGCCTACGGCATGCTCACCGACGCCGATCGCGCGCTCGGGCACCGGCTCGCCGCCGCGTGGCTCGCGCAGAAAGGCGAACGTGACGCCGTCCTCGCCGAGCATTTCCTCCGTGGTGGTGACGAGGCGCGGGCCGCGTTTCACGAAGAGCTCGCCGAGCGGGCGACGCGGGCCGAGGATGGCTTTCGTCGCGCGCCCCGACGCTGGTAA
- a CDS encoding cystathionine beta-synthase, translated as MMRGALSDITKAVGRTPIVKLNKVTEGIESDIYVKCEYLNPGGSHKDRVAINMIRDAEAAGLKPGGTIVEATSGNTGAALAMNAAVRGYKCVFVMPDKMSQEKVDTLRAFGAKVVVCPTAVEPDDPRSYYQVAKRIAEETPNCFYANQYHNPSNPGAHYLSTGPEIWEQVGEDLDVFVAGMGTGGTISGTGKYLREKKPSIKLVGVDPVGSLYYDFVKTGRITKPFSYKVEGIGEDFFPSTMNLQILDEVIRVDDKECFLMTRDLVRLEGLFVGGSGGAAVAGALKYARQSGRKENILILLPDAASKYLGKIFNDNWMRSNGFLEEEKSLGTVRDLLAGKPLGEVVSARPQDRVGEVISKLKTHGISQIPIVDEGKLCGLVHEVDLLRHLVTGKGSLDSHIAELIESEYATVTVDTKVELLKGVLNDARVAIVTDGTKVVGIISKIDLIDYLAKRAAEPAV; from the coding sequence ATGATGCGAGGCGCCCTGAGTGACATCACCAAGGCCGTTGGTCGGACTCCCATCGTCAAGCTGAACAAGGTGACCGAGGGGATCGAGAGCGACATCTATGTCAAGTGCGAGTACCTGAACCCCGGCGGGAGCCACAAGGACAGGGTCGCCATCAACATGATCCGGGACGCCGAGGCGGCCGGGCTCAAGCCGGGCGGCACGATCGTCGAGGCGACGAGCGGCAACACCGGCGCGGCGCTCGCGATGAACGCGGCCGTCCGAGGCTACAAGTGCGTCTTCGTGATGCCCGACAAGATGTCGCAGGAGAAGGTCGACACCCTGCGCGCCTTCGGGGCGAAGGTCGTCGTTTGTCCCACGGCCGTCGAGCCCGACGATCCGCGCAGCTACTACCAGGTCGCCAAGCGGATCGCGGAGGAGACGCCGAACTGCTTCTACGCGAACCAGTACCACAACCCCTCGAACCCGGGCGCGCACTACCTCTCGACGGGCCCCGAGATCTGGGAGCAAGTCGGCGAGGACCTCGACGTGTTCGTCGCCGGCATGGGCACGGGCGGCACGATCAGCGGGACGGGCAAGTACCTGCGCGAGAAGAAGCCCTCGATCAAGCTCGTCGGCGTCGATCCCGTCGGCTCGCTCTACTACGACTTCGTCAAGACGGGCCGCATCACGAAGCCCTTCAGCTACAAGGTCGAGGGCATCGGCGAGGACTTCTTCCCGAGCACGATGAACCTGCAGATCCTCGACGAGGTCATCCGCGTCGACGACAAGGAGTGCTTCCTCATGACGCGCGACCTCGTGCGCCTCGAGGGCCTGTTCGTCGGCGGATCCGGGGGCGCGGCCGTCGCGGGCGCGCTCAAGTACGCGCGGCAGAGCGGGCGCAAGGAGAACATCCTGATCCTCCTGCCCGACGCGGCCTCGAAGTACCTCGGCAAGATCTTCAACGACAACTGGATGCGCTCGAACGGCTTCCTCGAGGAGGAGAAGAGCCTCGGCACGGTGCGTGATCTGCTCGCGGGCAAGCCGCTCGGCGAGGTCGTCTCGGCGCGGCCGCAGGACCGGGTCGGCGAGGTGATCAGCAAGCTGAAGACCCACGGCATCAGCCAGATCCCCATCGTCGACGAGGGCAAGCTCTGCGGCCTCGTGCACGAGGTCGACCTGCTCCGCCACCTCGTGACGGGCAAGGGCAGCCTCGACTCGCACATCGCCGAGCTCATCGAGAGCGAATACGCGACGGTCACCGTCGACACGAAGGTCGAACTCTTGAAGGGCGTCTTGAACGACGCGCGCGTCGCCATCGTCACCGACGGCACGAAGGTCGTCGGCATCATCTCGAAGATTGATCTGATCGACTACCTGGCCAAACGCGCGGCCGAGCCCGCGGTCTGA
- a CDS encoding protein kinase domain-containing protein produces the protein MLPEKIPELIASRYRVVHPIGEGNMGTVYLVEHVYTGEELAMKVLQAHVGTNAKLVKRFKREAWLPARIRSDHVVRVIDADVAPELGNAPFLVMELLRGSDLEAYVQRMGKVPASEVVGIYWQVADALSKAHALGIVHRDLKPENIFLHEHYDGRVIVKVLDFGISKMAGDEGNIEEARLTRTGAVLGTPLYMPPEQATGDTPRVGPPADMWALGLIAFRLLTGLVYWKAHTMAELLVEILTRPMEAPSVRDESLPKAFDAWFLRSCDRDPKKRFATVWDQVKALAECLGIGPPERAADVHRTVLTGQAPKADDPRRLTEHAETLRPQHLPSTPSNPPPPATMPSGAVPRSERERTHTRPSSRSRHHMKKVAEAEAEKTKAKAEAEAKAQPGAVTPIPGPKGSEPLHVGIGTVLRADSGTLLPEGERRQLTIVSYELLPSTENTAKLDPQKLRDSIKEYEEAFAQVMKAYKGQTAQPLGEGQIAYFGYPIAREDDARRAVSAALEVVETAQKLNSRHDKPLLDVRVGVHTGLVLTWEIMEDQGQKPAAIAGATPSMAWRLANLTRRNTVLISGTTYRLVRNYYHCTGLGIRTLKGYPQPVETYQVSDESGAKSRIEGMTTGRLTPMVGRDLELGLMLDRWARVEEGSGQLLLISGEAGIGKSRLTRVFRDRLEASPHTWVETRCLQDMRDRQLFPIAGLVKQLFVLVDRDSPEDKISKLERALTHYGYALPEVMPLFGSLLGLPVWHRYPPTTMPADDQRAKLQEVLFTAIETLARKRPLVVMFADLHWADPATLAILGDIVHDLPTVSAMLLGTARPGFVPPWPARSHVSTVTLSRLTPKRVKMMVEEITKGKELPSEVFDQLVEKTDGVPLFVEEMTKMLLESGLLEERGGRYELTGPLPAFAIPATLRDSLMARLDRLGSAKRVAQLGAILGREFTYDLIEAVSPIDPTSLQRELDRLVDADVLYQRGRIPRATYTFKYVLVQDTAYESLLQNTRQAYHRKIAQVLLQRSMAASQLGETKGPPDARASRATSSNTPTPLSPNPLSDEPRPPQRDVKEVLRGLMKDQPEGATPVNVKDLKKRPF, from the coding sequence ATGCTGCCGGAGAAGATCCCCGAGCTCATCGCCTCGCGATATCGCGTCGTTCACCCCATTGGCGAGGGGAACATGGGGACGGTGTACCTCGTCGAGCACGTGTACACCGGCGAAGAGCTGGCGATGAAGGTGCTGCAGGCGCACGTCGGCACCAATGCGAAGCTCGTCAAGCGCTTCAAGCGCGAGGCCTGGCTGCCCGCGCGGATCCGCAGCGATCACGTGGTGCGCGTGATCGACGCCGACGTGGCGCCCGAGCTCGGCAACGCGCCGTTCCTCGTGATGGAGCTGCTCCGCGGCTCGGATCTCGAAGCCTACGTGCAGCGCATGGGCAAGGTGCCCGCCTCCGAGGTGGTCGGGATCTACTGGCAGGTCGCGGACGCGCTCTCCAAGGCGCACGCGCTCGGGATCGTGCACCGCGATCTCAAGCCCGAGAACATCTTCCTGCACGAGCACTACGACGGCCGCGTGATCGTGAAGGTGCTCGATTTCGGCATCTCCAAGATGGCCGGCGACGAGGGCAACATCGAGGAGGCGCGCCTGACCCGCACGGGCGCGGTGCTCGGGACGCCGCTCTACATGCCACCCGAGCAAGCCACGGGCGACACGCCACGCGTCGGGCCACCCGCGGACATGTGGGCGCTCGGGCTCATCGCCTTCCGGCTGCTCACGGGCCTCGTCTACTGGAAGGCCCACACGATGGCCGAGCTGCTCGTCGAGATCTTGACGCGTCCGATGGAGGCGCCGTCGGTCCGCGACGAGAGCCTGCCGAAGGCGTTCGACGCGTGGTTCTTGCGCTCGTGTGATCGGGACCCGAAGAAGCGCTTCGCCACGGTCTGGGATCAGGTCAAGGCATTGGCGGAGTGCCTCGGGATCGGGCCGCCGGAGAGGGCCGCGGACGTGCACCGGACGGTGCTCACGGGCCAGGCGCCGAAGGCCGACGACCCGCGGCGTTTGACCGAACACGCCGAGACGCTCCGTCCGCAGCACCTTCCGTCGACGCCGAGCAACCCGCCGCCGCCGGCGACGATGCCCTCGGGCGCGGTGCCGCGATCGGAGCGAGAGCGCACGCACACGCGCCCCTCGTCGCGGTCGCGGCACCACATGAAGAAGGTCGCCGAGGCCGAGGCCGAGAAGACCAAGGCGAAGGCCGAGGCCGAGGCGAAGGCGCAGCCCGGGGCGGTGACGCCGATCCCGGGGCCGAAGGGCTCGGAGCCGCTGCACGTGGGCATCGGGACCGTGCTCCGGGCCGACAGCGGCACGCTGCTGCCCGAGGGCGAGCGGCGGCAACTGACGATCGTCTCGTACGAGCTCCTGCCCTCGACGGAGAACACGGCGAAGCTCGATCCGCAGAAGCTGCGCGACTCGATCAAGGAGTACGAGGAGGCCTTCGCGCAGGTGATGAAGGCCTATAAAGGCCAGACCGCGCAGCCGCTCGGCGAGGGGCAGATCGCGTACTTCGGTTATCCGATCGCGCGCGAGGACGACGCGCGGCGGGCCGTGAGCGCGGCGCTCGAGGTCGTCGAGACGGCGCAGAAGCTGAACAGCCGCCACGACAAACCCCTGCTCGACGTGCGGGTCGGTGTGCACACGGGCCTCGTGCTGACGTGGGAGATCATGGAGGACCAGGGGCAGAAGCCCGCCGCGATCGCGGGCGCGACGCCGTCGATGGCCTGGCGCCTGGCGAACCTCACGCGGCGCAACACGGTGCTGATCAGCGGCACGACCTACCGGCTCGTGCGCAACTACTACCATTGCACCGGCCTCGGCATCCGCACGCTGAAGGGTTATCCGCAGCCGGTCGAGACGTACCAGGTCAGCGACGAGAGCGGCGCGAAGAGCCGCATCGAAGGCATGACCACGGGCCGGCTCACGCCGATGGTCGGCCGCGATCTGGAGCTCGGGCTGATGCTCGATCGCTGGGCGCGCGTGGAGGAGGGCTCGGGGCAGCTCCTCTTGATCTCGGGCGAGGCGGGCATCGGCAAGTCGCGCCTGACGCGCGTGTTCCGCGACCGACTCGAGGCCTCGCCGCACACCTGGGTCGAGACCCGATGCCTGCAGGACATGCGGGATCGTCAGCTCTTCCCGATCGCGGGCCTCGTGAAGCAGCTCTTCGTGCTGGTCGACCGCGACAGCCCCGAGGACAAGATCAGCAAGCTCGAGCGGGCGCTCACGCACTACGGCTACGCGCTGCCCGAGGTGATGCCGCTCTTCGGCTCGCTGCTCGGTCTGCCGGTCTGGCATCGCTACCCGCCGACGACGATGCCCGCGGACGATCAACGCGCGAAGCTGCAGGAGGTGCTCTTCACCGCGATCGAGACGCTCGCGCGGAAGAGGCCGCTCGTCGTGATGTTCGCGGATCTGCACTGGGCCGATCCCGCGACGCTCGCGATCCTCGGCGACATCGTGCACGACCTGCCGACCGTGAGCGCGATGCTGCTCGGCACGGCGCGGCCCGGGTTCGTCCCGCCGTGGCCCGCGCGCTCGCACGTCAGCACCGTGACGCTGAGCCGCCTCACGCCGAAGCGCGTGAAGATGATGGTCGAGGAGATCACGAAGGGGAAAGAGTTGCCCTCGGAGGTCTTCGATCAGCTCGTCGAGAAGACCGACGGCGTGCCGCTCTTCGTCGAGGAGATGACGAAGATGCTGCTCGAGTCGGGGCTGCTCGAGGAGCGCGGCGGTCGTTACGAGCTCACGGGCCCGCTGCCGGCGTTCGCCATCCCCGCGACCTTGCGCGACTCGCTGATGGCGCGCCTCGATCGGCTCGGCTCGGCCAAACGCGTGGCGCAGCTCGGCGCGATCCTCGGCCGCGAGTTCACCTACGACCTCATCGAGGCCGTCTCGCCGATCGATCCGACGTCGCTGCAGCGCGAGCTCGATCGGCTGGTCGACGCGGACGTGCTCTACCAGCGCGGCCGCATCCCGCGCGCGACGTACACGTTCAAGTACGTGCTCGTGCAGGACACGGCGTACGAGTCGTTGCTCCAGAACACGCGCCAGGCCTACCACCGCAAGATCGCGCAGGTGCTCCTGCAGCGCTCGATGGCCGCGTCGCAGCTCGGCGAGACGAAGGGGCCGCCCGACGCTCGGGCGAGCCGAGCCACGTCCTCGAACACCCCGACCCCCCTCTCCCCCAACCCCCTCTCGGACGAACCACGGCCGCCGCAAAGAGACGTGAAGGAAGTGCTGCGCGGGCTCATGAAGGACCAGCCCGAAGGCGCCACGCCCGTCAACGTCAAGGACCTGAAGAAGCGGCCCTTTTAG
- a CDS encoding zinc-dependent alcohol dehydrogenase family protein — protein MKAIRVDAFGPPAEVVRYLEVPEPEPPRAGEITVSVEAAPINPSDLLILSGLYGALPRLPTIPGKEGVGRVIDVGPGATGVERGMRVLLPMGAGAWRQRVKVLAEDVIPAPEDVPAEKLSMATLNPLAAHFLLTALVTLNPGDFLVQNAANSAIGRWIVTLAKERGIKTVNVVRRASQCAPLRALGADVVLVDGAELGKRITAATRGASIQLGLDAVASGATTRIAGCLGRGGTVVSFGMLSGQPGHIATNDLVFRDIHLRGFWLSSHLATIEKEELRVLWRRLASLVASRAVDVPVEATYTLDRIKDAVTHAEREGRSGKIVLTPNG, from the coding sequence ATGAAGGCGATTCGAGTCGATGCGTTCGGGCCCCCGGCCGAGGTGGTCCGTTACCTCGAGGTGCCCGAGCCGGAGCCGCCGCGCGCGGGTGAGATCACGGTCTCGGTCGAGGCAGCCCCGATCAACCCGTCGGACCTGCTCATCCTGTCCGGCCTCTACGGCGCGCTGCCGCGGCTGCCGACGATCCCCGGCAAGGAGGGCGTGGGCCGCGTGATCGACGTGGGCCCCGGCGCGACCGGCGTCGAGCGAGGCATGCGCGTGCTCTTGCCGATGGGCGCGGGCGCGTGGCGCCAGCGGGTGAAGGTCCTCGCCGAGGACGTGATCCCAGCGCCGGAGGACGTGCCCGCGGAGAAGCTCTCGATGGCGACGTTGAACCCGCTCGCCGCGCACTTCCTGCTGACCGCGCTCGTGACCCTGAACCCGGGCGACTTCCTCGTGCAGAACGCGGCGAACTCCGCGATCGGCCGGTGGATCGTCACGCTCGCGAAGGAGCGCGGGATCAAGACGGTGAACGTGGTGCGGCGCGCGTCGCAGTGCGCGCCGCTGCGAGCGCTCGGCGCGGACGTGGTGCTCGTCGACGGCGCGGAGCTCGGCAAGCGCATCACGGCGGCGACACGCGGCGCGTCGATCCAGCTCGGGCTCGACGCGGTGGCGAGCGGCGCGACGACGCGGATCGCGGGTTGCCTCGGCCGCGGCGGCACCGTCGTGAGTTTCGGCATGCTGAGCGGACAGCCGGGGCACATCGCGACGAACGACCTCGTCTTCCGCGACATCCACCTGCGTGGCTTCTGGCTCTCGTCGCACCTCGCGACGATCGAGAAGGAGGAGCTACGCGTGCTCTGGAGGCGCCTCGCGAGCCTCGTCGCGAGCCGCGCGGTCGACGTGCCGGTCGAGGCGACGTACACGCTCGATCGCATCAAGGACGCCGTGACGCACGCCGAGCGTGAAGGCCGCAGCGGCAAGATCGTCCTCACGCCGAACGGCTGA